From the Nodularia sp. NIES-3585 genome, one window contains:
- a CDS encoding RNA-binding protein — MSIYVGNLSYEVTEADLSGVFAEYGTVKRVQVPTDRETGRMRGFAFVEMDTEAEETAAIEALDGAEWMGRGLKVNKAKPKEDRGSFGGGNRGGGYGGGGGGGRNRY, encoded by the coding sequence ATGTCGATTTACGTAGGCAACCTTTCTTACGAGGTTACAGAAGCAGATCTCAGTGGAGTATTTGCTGAATATGGCACTGTTAAGCGGGTTCAAGTACCTACTGACCGTGAAACAGGCCGGATGCGTGGCTTTGCTTTTGTGGAAATGGATACAGAAGCGGAAGAAACAGCTGCCATTGAAGCACTAGATGGTGCTGAATGGATGGGTCGTGGATTGAAAGTTAATAAGGCTAAACCCAAGGAAGACAGAGGTTCCTTTGGCGGTGGTAACAGAGGAGGAGGATATGGTGGTGGTGGAGGTGGTGGACGTAACCGCTACTAA
- the thiS gene encoding sulfur carrier protein ThiS translates to MSNQITLQVNGETRSCLSQTPLPDLLEQLGFNPRLIAVEYNGEILHRQFWSQTQIQPSDRLEIVTIVGGG, encoded by the coding sequence ATGTCTAATCAGATTACCCTCCAGGTAAATGGGGAAACTCGTAGTTGCTTGTCCCAAACCCCTTTACCAGATTTACTCGAACAGTTGGGTTTTAATCCCCGTTTAATAGCAGTGGAATATAACGGTGAAATTTTACACCGTCAATTCTGGTCACAAACGCAAATACAGCCAAGCGATCGCTTAGAAATAGTTACCATTGTCGGGGGTGGTTAA
- a CDS encoding thiamine phosphate synthase: protein MSKSVEITSLNESNNRVVVMVEPHSQKAQVQQVVYRILDANLDRAREGLRIIEEWCRFGLNNAQLLGECKYLRQELAHWHTAELRAARDTPGDPGTELTHPQEEQRSSIKALLQANFCRVQEAMRVLEEYGKLYHPNMGKAFKQMRYRVYTLETSLMGYQRHQLLWRSHLYLVTSPSETLLKTVEASLKGGLTLVQYRDKTTDDTVRLEQATKLRQLCHSYGALFIVNDRVDLALAVDADGVHLGQEDMPIGMARQLLGHQRLIGRSTTNADQMQKAIAEGADYIGVGPVYETPTKANKAAVGLEYVSYAAQNSAIPWFAIGGIDANNINDVIEAGAERVAVVRAIIEAEQPTLVTQYLISQLHRIKA from the coding sequence ATGTCTAAAAGTGTTGAGATTACGTCACTTAATGAAAGTAATAATAGGGTTGTTGTCATGGTCGAGCCACACAGCCAAAAAGCACAAGTACAGCAAGTTGTTTACCGTATTTTAGATGCCAATCTAGACCGCGCTCGTGAAGGCTTACGAATTATTGAAGAATGGTGTCGCTTTGGGTTAAATAACGCGCAATTACTGGGAGAATGCAAGTACCTACGGCAAGAATTGGCTCACTGGCATACGGCTGAACTGCGGGCGGCGCGAGATACACCAGGTGATCCCGGTACAGAATTGACTCATCCGCAGGAAGAACAACGCTCTAGTATTAAAGCGCTATTACAAGCAAATTTTTGTCGTGTTCAAGAAGCAATGCGGGTACTGGAAGAATACGGCAAGCTTTATCATCCCAATATGGGCAAAGCTTTTAAGCAGATGCGGTATCGTGTTTATACCCTAGAAACTAGTTTAATGGGTTACCAGCGCCATCAACTACTGTGGCGATCGCATTTATATTTAGTGACTTCTCCCTCAGAAACTTTGTTAAAAACGGTGGAAGCGTCGCTCAAAGGGGGATTAACCCTGGTGCAGTACCGTGATAAAACCACTGATGACACTGTGCGTCTGGAACAAGCGACAAAATTACGGCAACTATGCCATTCTTATGGGGCTTTGTTTATCGTTAATGACCGAGTGGATTTAGCTTTGGCTGTGGATGCAGATGGTGTACATTTGGGACAGGAAGATATGCCCATTGGTATGGCCAGACAATTACTCGGACATCAGCGTTTAATCGGGCGTTCGACTACAAATGCTGACCAAATGCAAAAGGCAATTGCTGAAGGTGCAGACTATATTGGTGTCGGCCCAGTTTATGAAACTCCCACGAAAGCAAATAAGGCAGCAGTAGGTTTAGAGTATGTCAGCTACGCCGCCCAAAATAGCGCAATTCCTTGGTTTGCTATTGGGGGTATAGATGCGAATAATATCAACGATGTGATTGAGGCGGGAGCAGAACGTGTCGCGGTGGTACGAGCTATCATCGAAGCTGAACAGCCTACCTTAGTGACACAATATTTAATTTCCCAACTTCATCGCATTAAAGCATAA
- a CDS encoding fatty acid desaturase, translating into MNLNTDQRLINQVTYARALRSLLPPEAFAPDASKLIILVINLAILILGWMIAAHLDSWSIYLLWLYLPLTIIMGNSVIALLFSSHDLMHGSVIRNSKLAYFFSFLGLTMLWMPPTLWKSVHNRVHHHQTNGLGDPDRNYLEKQSKTWGKWIHHLFVPSPEVNPLWLIVGMTSAWGVHNFRNLTSVLFFNSKSVDYVPAAFTVNAKDRRAIAAEIVLMSIIHLSILAYLEFNPLKLILGYFLPVAIGNAGLMFYIYTNHLLCPMTDVNDPLVNSTSLRVYKFFDLLHFNFSHHTEHHIFPGMNSDYYVMVRELLKTDYAEKFNLLDAQEAWRLLMQSYRHYKDENSLTDWAGKNIMPCPLNQKLKV; encoded by the coding sequence ATGAATTTGAATACTGATCAGAGATTAATCAACCAAGTAACTTATGCGAGAGCATTACGTTCTTTACTTCCGCCTGAAGCATTTGCACCCGATGCAAGTAAATTAATCATCCTGGTAATTAATCTCGCAATTTTGATCCTTGGCTGGATGATAGCGGCTCATTTAGATAGTTGGTCAATCTATCTTTTATGGTTATATTTACCGCTCACAATTATTATGGGCAACAGTGTTATTGCCTTATTATTTAGCTCCCACGATTTGATGCACGGTAGCGTAATTAGAAACTCAAAATTAGCCTATTTTTTCAGTTTTTTAGGGCTAACAATGTTGTGGATGCCGCCAACTTTATGGAAATCGGTTCATAACCGGGTGCATCATCATCAAACTAATGGCTTGGGTGATCCAGATCGCAATTACTTAGAGAAACAGTCGAAAACCTGGGGTAAATGGATTCATCATCTGTTTGTGCCTTCCCCAGAAGTGAATCCTCTTTGGTTAATTGTGGGAATGACTTCGGCGTGGGGAGTACATAATTTTCGCAACCTCACTTCGGTACTATTTTTTAATAGTAAATCCGTTGATTATGTTCCGGCTGCATTTACAGTTAATGCTAAAGATCGTCGAGCGATCGCGGCTGAGATTGTTCTCATGTCAATAATTCATTTATCTATCTTAGCCTATTTAGAATTTAACCCCCTCAAACTCATACTAGGCTACTTTTTACCAGTGGCAATTGGCAATGCCGGCTTGATGTTCTATATTTATACAAATCATTTGCTGTGTCCGATGACCGACGTTAATGATCCACTGGTAAATTCAACATCTTTACGGGTTTATAAATTCTTTGACTTATTGCATTTTAATTTCTCTCACCATACAGAACATCACATTTTCCCAGGAATGAACTCTGATTATTATGTCATGGTTCGGGAGTTATTAAAAACTGATTATGCCGAAAAATTTAATTTATTAGATGCCCAAGAAGCTTGGCGTTTATTAATGCAAAGTTATCGGCATTATAAAGATGAAAATTCTTTAACAGATTGGGCAGGAAAAAACATTATGCCTTGTCCCCTCAACCAAAAATTGAAGGTTTAA
- a CDS encoding DUF1517 domain-containing protein, which yields MRNKLKQTIKPLFKIFLVFSLVLTLALSYADGALAARSGGRIGGGSFRAPSSRTYTPRTYAPGGGGYYPGGGGFGFPFLIPFWGIGGGFGGIFSILIFLAIANFLMQTFRRVSSGEGEEVGYSSNPAVSVTRLQVGLLAQARGLQGELNKIAESADTNSPEGRAEILQEASLALLRHPEYWVYGGGGTQQVKLNAAEGQFNRLSLAERSKFSEETLSNVNNQLKSALNKEALPAADQIDNPTQLISEGPGEYLIVTLLAATLGKFEIPQINSSDDLRQALRRIGGIAGDQLLAIEVLWTPQAEGDTLTSDDILAEYTDLKLM from the coding sequence ATGCGTAACAAACTAAAACAAACAATCAAACCCCTGTTCAAAATTTTCTTGGTCTTCAGTTTAGTGTTAACTTTAGCACTTAGCTATGCTGATGGAGCATTAGCCGCCCGCAGTGGTGGTCGTATCGGTGGAGGCTCATTTAGAGCGCCTTCTAGCCGTACCTATACACCGCGTACATATGCGCCTGGTGGAGGAGGATACTATCCTGGTGGTGGTGGCTTCGGCTTTCCGTTCTTGATTCCCTTTTGGGGTATCGGCGGCGGATTTGGGGGTATATTTAGCATTTTAATCTTTTTGGCGATCGCAAACTTCCTGATGCAAACCTTCCGCCGTGTCAGCAGTGGTGAAGGCGAAGAAGTAGGTTATAGCAGCAATCCGGCTGTATCTGTAACTCGTTTGCAAGTTGGTTTGTTAGCACAAGCCCGTGGTTTGCAAGGTGAACTCAACAAAATTGCCGAATCTGCTGATACTAATTCCCCAGAAGGAAGAGCAGAAATTTTACAAGAAGCGAGTTTAGCCTTACTCCGTCATCCAGAATACTGGGTATATGGAGGTGGTGGTACACAGCAAGTGAAATTAAATGCGGCTGAAGGTCAGTTTAATCGGTTGTCATTAGCAGAACGCAGCAAGTTTAGTGAAGAAACTCTGTCTAATGTCAACAACCAGTTGAAATCAGCTTTGAATAAAGAAGCTTTACCTGCTGCTGACCAAATCGACAACCCCACCCAACTCATTAGTGAAGGCCCTGGGGAATACCTGATTGTCACCTTATTAGCGGCGACATTAGGCAAATTTGAAATCCCACAAATCAACAGTTCTGATGACTTGCGTCAAGCCTTGCGGCGAATTGGGGGAATAGCTGGTGATCAACTTTTAGCCATTGAAGTGCTTTGGACTCCCCAAGCTGAAGGCGATACTCTCACATCTGATGATATCTTGGCGGAGTACACAGATTTGAAACTGATGTAA
- a CDS encoding glycosyltransferase family 4 protein: MENISQLPTKIRDQTASPDILVISHLFLPKKAVIGEYLYNRCLQDPERVVVLAAGCSGAQVFDQAQQFPVYRWPNSRYWLGGFLGSFLQPAMDLVCSFFLAIKLYFRYHYRYIEWGHGYEFPALLLLSYILPIRFFIHLHGSDILASLQNPVVRSLFKLTLTRAEGIICNSYITQDYLRKTFRLQTPTHVIQPIVRPEKFGVEKNQGNLDNLRQSVREAYNIPETAIVILSVGRLVKQKSFERVIENLPLLLNIGVDVHYILCGQGPCEPTLKSLAQRLRVDKRVHFTGYVPDGKLGGYYAACDLFAMLTLLDPKAYIQGFGIVYLEASYFGKPVIASRLGSVIDIVRHEENGLLVNPKSGYDVFQAFKRLCNDQQLREQLGRKGKELARRKTLHRSLYLSEPIPNGLLN; encoded by the coding sequence ATGGAAAATATCTCACAACTGCCAACAAAAATCAGAGATCAAACCGCATCCCCTGATATTCTGGTAATATCTCATCTTTTTCTGCCAAAAAAGGCAGTTATTGGGGAGTATCTCTATAATCGCTGTCTTCAAGATCCAGAGCGGGTAGTTGTTCTGGCGGCTGGTTGTTCTGGCGCTCAAGTATTTGATCAGGCTCAACAGTTTCCCGTATATCGCTGGCCAAATTCTCGATACTGGCTGGGTGGTTTTCTGGGGAGTTTTTTGCAACCTGCTATGGATTTAGTTTGCTCTTTCTTTCTAGCCATCAAACTATATTTTCGTTATCACTACCGTTATATTGAGTGGGGTCACGGCTACGAGTTTCCGGCGTTGTTGCTATTGAGCTATATTCTACCCATCCGCTTTTTTATTCATTTGCATGGTAGTGATATTCTTGCTAGTTTACAAAATCCTGTAGTGCGATCGCTCTTTAAATTGACCCTGACACGCGCCGAAGGAATTATTTGCAACAGTTACATTACTCAAGATTATCTCCGCAAAACTTTCCGCTTACAAACTCCTACCCATGTTATTCAACCTATAGTCAGACCAGAAAAATTTGGTGTAGAAAAAAATCAAGGTAATCTTGACAATTTACGTCAAAGTGTGCGGGAAGCGTACAATATTCCCGAAACAGCAATCGTGATTCTTTCGGTAGGAAGGTTAGTCAAGCAGAAAAGCTTTGAGCGGGTGATTGAGAATTTACCACTGCTGCTAAATATTGGAGTGGATGTTCACTATATACTTTGCGGTCAAGGGCCATGTGAACCGACATTAAAATCTTTAGCGCAGCGCTTGCGGGTAGACAAGCGGGTACACTTTACGGGATATGTACCTGACGGCAAATTAGGTGGCTATTATGCAGCCTGTGATCTGTTTGCCATGTTAACTTTATTAGACCCCAAAGCCTATATCCAAGGTTTTGGCATTGTCTACTTAGAAGCCAGTTACTTTGGTAAACCTGTGATTGCTTCTCGTTTAGGTTCTGTAATTGATATCGTTCGTCATGAAGAAAATGGTCTGCTGGTGAATCCTAAGTCTGGATATGACGTTTTTCAAGCTTTCAAACGATTGTGTAATGACCAACAGTTACGGGAACAACTCGGTCGCAAAGGTAAAGAATTAGCCAGACGCAAAACCCTTCACCGTTCGCTGTATTTATCTGAACCGATTCCTAATGGTTTGTTGAATTAA
- a CDS encoding RNA-guided endonuclease TnpB family protein: MLTMNYRYRIYPTITQEQTLLEWMDICRVAYNYGLREIKDWCNSRKCMVDRCSISHEYIIAADVPFPSEVRQLNALPKAKKVFPRLSEVPSQVLQQALKQLHRAWEGFVKVGHGFPRFKKFGQFRSLLFPQFKQNPVQGGSIALPKLGLIRINWHRPIKSGFVVKQVRIINKADVWYASINIQCDVNVPSPMPHGHPIGVDVGLEKFLATSDGVLVKSPKFLKVMQSQLKLLQRRLSRKKKRSKNYDKQRIKVARLHHTIDNTRKDYHFKQAHALCDAGDMVFMEDLDYRTLAKGMLGKQMLDAGFGQFRTITKYVCWKRGKFFGEVSARGTSQECPECGAEVRKDLSVRVHHCPSCNYTTDRDVASGQVIRNRGIKLISTDGQSGIQNAYADGLPGIEETQSRSKSKTRKTRLERSRKETTRKSKK; encoded by the coding sequence ATGCTAACCATGAATTACCGCTATCGAATCTACCCGACTATCACCCAAGAACAAACACTTCTTGAGTGGATGGATATTTGTCGCGTTGCCTACAACTATGGGTTGCGAGAAATTAAGGACTGGTGCAATAGTCGTAAGTGCATGGTTGACAGATGTTCGATTAGTCATGAATATATCATAGCTGCGGACGTTCCTTTCCCTAGCGAAGTGCGCCAGCTTAATGCTTTGCCAAAAGCTAAAAAAGTATTTCCCCGATTAAGCGAAGTACCAAGTCAGGTTTTGCAGCAAGCACTCAAACAATTGCACCGAGCATGGGAGGGATTTGTGAAAGTTGGGCATGGGTTTCCCAGATTTAAAAAGTTTGGGCAGTTCAGGTCTTTGCTGTTCCCTCAGTTTAAACAGAACCCAGTGCAAGGAGGGAGCATTGCACTGCCTAAACTGGGACTGATTCGGATCAACTGGCATCGCCCAATCAAGAGTGGATTTGTGGTTAAGCAAGTTCGGATAATTAATAAAGCGGATGTTTGGTACGCTTCTATCAACATCCAATGTGATGTTAATGTTCCCAGTCCAATGCCGCATGGTCATCCCATTGGGGTAGATGTAGGACTGGAAAAGTTTTTAGCTACCAGTGATGGTGTTCTTGTCAAATCGCCCAAGTTCTTGAAAGTGATGCAAAGCCAGCTGAAATTGCTGCAACGCAGACTTTCTCGGAAAAAGAAGCGCTCTAAAAATTACGACAAACAACGCATCAAGGTTGCTAGACTTCACCACACGATTGATAACACCCGCAAAGATTACCATTTCAAACAAGCTCATGCTCTTTGTGATGCTGGTGATATGGTCTTTATGGAAGATTTGGATTACCGGACTTTAGCAAAAGGGATGCTTGGTAAGCAGATGCTTGATGCTGGGTTTGGACAATTCCGAACCATCACCAAGTACGTGTGTTGGAAACGTGGTAAATTCTTCGGTGAAGTTAGCGCTAGGGGAACTTCTCAAGAGTGTCCTGAATGTGGTGCAGAAGTTAGAAAAGACTTGAGCGTTAGAGTGCATCATTGTCCTAGTTGCAATTACACGACTGATAGAGATGTTGCCAGTGGTCAAGTCATTAGAAATAGAGGAATTAAATTGATTAGTACCGATGGGCAGTCGGGAATCCAAAACGCCTACGCAGACGGTTTGCCGGGGATTGAAGAAACTCAGTCTAGGTCAAAGTCGAAAACCCGTAAGACTCGCCTTGAGCGCAGTCGAAAGGAAACAACTAGGAAATCCAAGAAGTGA
- a CDS encoding FAD-dependent oxidoreductase, translated as MKRRHKVAYSLTSLISVSLISHLIAPHSAIVAAPPRNPDKTVNCEILVVGGGLSGVATAYEGLLAGRRVCLTEITDWLGGQISSQGTSALDERPTQRSRQFYSRGYLELRNRIERKYGKLNPGDCWVSDSCFLPRDAHTVMTQMLKDAQRRGRGKLEWFPNTVVKDLEISPSTVEGGGQLISSAVAIQHQPAKGAPPHNSLTLSQTIQDAYRYENSSRFTKNIIRLVPQKSQGNAPKWYVVDATETGEIIALADVPYRLGIDPRSHLEPSASSAQNDPYCTQGFTYTFAMEATKEPQPQEMPPFYLQYSPYFSYELQRLASFDLVFTYRRIWSPQKGQPATFGGVRFSTPTPGDISMQNWTWGNDYRPGTAQDNLVYTRQQLQATQQLQPGGWMGGLRTESLRKGEEISLAYYYWLVAGTTDSQLGEGVKQQQTNNRFISGLNSPMGTAHGLSKYPYMREGRRIIGRPSWGQPEGFTIWETDISRRDYNDEYYRQTLPAAMYRRLQGTLAGLEAISVITGQKPPEQVMRRTRSTIFPDAVGIGHYAIDFHPCMEKSPPEAAGNRERSGERRGAGQAYPFQIALRAMIPQKIDNLIVGGKSIATSHIAAAAYRVHSFEWSAGAAAGTTAAFSLKNEVAPYQLVENLPKPVPQLQALKRLLEQNGNPTAFPDTSIFNENWDNWR; from the coding sequence ATGAAGCGTAGACACAAAGTAGCTTACAGCTTGACATCACTAATCAGTGTCAGCTTAATATCTCACTTAATTGCACCTCATTCTGCCATTGTTGCTGCACCACCGAGAAATCCAGACAAAACCGTAAATTGTGAAATTTTAGTGGTGGGTGGTGGACTCTCTGGTGTCGCTACAGCTTATGAGGGCTTACTCGCTGGGCGTAGAGTTTGCCTCACAGAAATTACCGATTGGTTGGGAGGACAAATTTCTTCCCAGGGAACATCTGCATTAGATGAACGCCCCACCCAGCGCAGTCGCCAATTTTATTCTCGTGGCTACTTGGAATTGCGAAATCGCATTGAACGCAAATACGGTAAACTTAACCCTGGCGACTGCTGGGTAAGTGACTCTTGCTTTCTGCCTCGTGATGCTCACACCGTCATGACTCAGATGCTCAAAGATGCCCAGAGAAGGGGTAGAGGCAAGTTAGAATGGTTCCCCAATACAGTAGTCAAAGATTTAGAAATTAGCCCATCTACAGTTGAGGGTGGTGGACAGTTAATTAGTAGCGCTGTCGCAATTCAACATCAACCAGCAAAAGGCGCACCACCTCATAACAGCTTAACTTTATCTCAAACCATTCAAGATGCTTATCGCTACGAAAACTCATCTAGGTTTACCAAAAATATTATTCGTCTAGTTCCCCAAAAAAGCCAAGGGAACGCCCCCAAGTGGTACGTTGTCGATGCTACCGAAACTGGAGAAATTATCGCTCTTGCTGATGTTCCCTACAGATTGGGTATTGATCCTCGTTCTCACCTGGAACCTTCTGCTTCCAGCGCCCAAAACGATCCTTATTGTACCCAAGGTTTTACTTACACTTTTGCAATGGAGGCTACCAAAGAACCACAACCCCAGGAAATGCCGCCATTTTATCTACAGTATTCCCCATATTTCAGTTATGAATTACAGCGACTGGCAAGCTTTGACTTAGTTTTCACCTATCGCCGCATTTGGAGTCCGCAAAAGGGACAACCTGCAACCTTCGGAGGTGTGAGATTTTCGACTCCCACACCAGGGGACATTTCCATGCAAAACTGGACTTGGGGTAACGACTATCGCCCCGGAACCGCCCAAGATAACCTAGTTTACACGCGCCAACAATTGCAAGCTACTCAACAGTTGCAACCTGGGGGCTGGATGGGGGGACTACGCACAGAAAGCCTCCGCAAAGGTGAGGAAATATCACTTGCGTACTATTACTGGCTAGTAGCTGGGACTACAGATTCTCAACTGGGTGAAGGTGTAAAGCAGCAACAAACAAATAACCGCTTTATATCCGGGTTGAATTCCCCAATGGGAACAGCGCATGGCTTATCAAAATATCCCTATATGCGCGAAGGACGACGGATAATTGGCCGTCCCAGTTGGGGACAACCTGAAGGTTTTACCATTTGGGAAACTGATATTTCTCGCCGCGACTACAACGATGAGTATTATCGCCAAACACTACCTGCGGCTATGTACCGTAGGTTGCAAGGGACACTGGCAGGCTTAGAAGCAATATCAGTAATTACAGGACAAAAGCCACCGGAACAAGTCATGCGGCGGACTCGTTCGACTATTTTTCCCGATGCTGTAGGTATTGGACACTATGCCATAGACTTCCATCCTTGTATGGAGAAAAGCCCCCCAGAAGCGGCTGGTAATAGAGAACGTTCCGGAGAAAGGCGAGGTGCTGGTCAAGCTTATCCCTTCCAAATTGCCCTCAGAGCCATGATTCCCCAAAAAATCGATAATTTGATCGTAGGAGGTAAAAGTATCGCTACCAGTCACATTGCTGCGGCTGCCTATCGGGTACACTCATTTGAATGGTCGGCTGGTGCTGCGGCGGGAACTACTGCGGCTTTCTCTTTAAAAAATGAAGTTGCACCTTATCAACTGGTAGAGAATTTACCGAAGCCAGTACCACAATTACAAGCTCTCAAACGTCTATTGGAGCAAAATGGCAACCCTACAGCTTTCCCTGATACTTCAATTTTTAACGAAAACTGGGATAATTGGCGTTAG
- a CDS encoding DUF1565 domain-containing protein, which yields MYSEYHQAEMRHLKLSNSSQELVLPLVSSILSFSLGLGVAGITLLGISPARVLAQMPSVESTRSEVNLLFVNPSVGNNTSANGSESAPLQTITQALQVASPNTVIMLSPGTYSAETGEVFPLKLKSGVVIQGDTSNKGQGITIQGGDTYLSRSFGGQNVTIIGADEAQLNGVTVTNSNPRGYGLWIESSNPVITNNTFTGSTQDGISMTGNSAPTISQNYFHRNGANGITIGGDSQPEVRENVFDQTGFGINITQNAAPVVVSNQIQNNRSGIIVQANARPILRNNIIQGNREDGLVAIAQSIPNLGTIAEPGGNQFSNNTRHDINASATKEMIPAAGNNLSQNRIAGKIDFNAQTAPAANIPKRTVVANRVIPSQGEIAFSASNQPNQSDQSQVNYVKIDPNIVEFTAPQSPSPGQLATTSVEPPFGESPLLPVPNGNPRPTPTTAYLPPARVQAGVRYRVVVNVATDQERAIVRNLAPDAFPTIRQGRRVMQVGVFSDRNNAEEILKVLNSNGLKTTLEPLN from the coding sequence ATGTATTCTGAATATCATCAAGCAGAAATGCGGCACTTAAAGCTATCCAATTCTTCCCAGGAATTAGTCTTACCTTTAGTTTCCTCTATTTTGTCTTTCAGCCTTGGCTTAGGAGTAGCAGGTATAACCTTACTAGGTATTAGCCCCGCTAGGGTATTGGCTCAAATGCCATCTGTAGAAAGCACTAGGTCTGAAGTTAACTTGTTATTTGTCAACCCAAGTGTGGGAAATAATACCTCTGCTAATGGTAGTGAAAGCGCTCCTTTGCAGACGATTACTCAAGCTTTGCAAGTAGCCTCTCCCAATACAGTGATTATGCTCTCCCCAGGGACTTATAGTGCTGAGACTGGAGAAGTCTTTCCCCTGAAGCTCAAATCGGGTGTTGTTATTCAGGGCGATACGAGCAACAAAGGACAGGGGATCACAATTCAAGGTGGTGATACATACCTCAGTCGCAGCTTTGGCGGTCAAAATGTCACAATTATCGGCGCAGACGAAGCCCAGTTAAATGGGGTAACAGTCACAAATTCCAATCCTCGTGGTTATGGTTTGTGGATTGAATCCAGTAATCCCGTCATCACGAACAACACATTTACTGGTAGTACTCAGGATGGGATTTCCATGACTGGTAATAGTGCGCCCACAATTAGCCAGAATTACTTTCATCGCAATGGAGCGAATGGGATCACCATTGGCGGAGATTCCCAGCCGGAAGTACGAGAAAATGTCTTTGATCAAACAGGATTTGGCATAAATATTACCCAAAATGCTGCGCCTGTAGTGGTCAGTAATCAAATTCAGAACAACCGCTCTGGGATTATAGTCCAAGCCAATGCGCGGCCGATTTTACGGAATAATATCATTCAAGGTAATAGAGAAGATGGTTTAGTGGCGATCGCCCAGTCCATCCCCAACTTAGGTACTATTGCTGAACCGGGTGGTAATCAATTTAGTAATAATACTCGCCATGACATTAATGCTAGTGCTACTAAGGAGATGATTCCTGCTGCTGGTAACAACTTGAGCCAAAATCGCATTGCTGGCAAAATAGATTTCAACGCTCAAACAGCACCCGCAGCTAACATCCCTAAGCGTACCGTTGTAGCCAATCGTGTCATCCCATCCCAGGGAGAAATTGCCTTTTCTGCTTCCAATCAGCCAAACCAGTCTGATCAGTCACAGGTCAATTATGTGAAGATTGACCCTAATATCGTAGAATTTACTGCACCCCAATCACCATCTCCAGGGCAATTAGCGACTACATCAGTAGAACCTCCATTTGGAGAATCACCTCTGTTACCAGTTCCTAATGGCAATCCGCGCCCAACTCCGACTACTGCATACTTACCACCTGCTAGAGTTCAGGCGGGTGTACGTTACCGTGTAGTAGTGAATGTAGCCACTGATCAAGAACGAGCCATAGTCCGAAACTTGGCACCGGATGCATTTCCCACTATTCGCCAAGGTCGTAGAGTTATGCAAGTGGGAGTTTTTAGCGATCGCAACAATGCCGAAGAAATACTCAAAGTTCTCAATAGTAACGGCTTAAAAACGACACTTGAGCCATTAAATTGA